ATTACCCGCATGACCGGTATGAGATTATTGTCATCAACGATAATTCATCAGACAACAGCGCCGAGCTGCTGGCTGCTATCCGGGAGCGGAATCCGCTGCGCAATCTGATCATTATTAATACAGACGCCGTCACAGGCGGCAAAGGGAAATCCAATGCGCTCAACATCGGCTTCACCCGCAGCAGCGGGGAGCTGATTGCGATCTATGATGCCGATAATACGCCGGAGCGCACGGCGCTGAAATATCTGGTGGCAGAGATTATGAATGATGCCTCCCTGGGGGCGGTAATCGGCAAGTTCAGAACCCGCAACCGGGATGCCAGCCTGCTGACCCGGTTCATTAATATCGAGACCCTGTCCTTCCAGTGGATGGCGCAGGCGGGGCGCTGGAAGCTGTTCAAGCTCTGTACAATCCCGGGAACGAACTTCATTATGCGCCGGAGCATTGTCGAGAGCATCGGCGGCTGGGATGTGAAGGCGATTGCCGAGGATACGGAGATCAGCTTCCGCATCTATATGATGGGCTACCGGATCAAGTTCCAGCCGAAGTCGGTCACCTGGGAGCAGGAGCCGCAGACGGTGAAGGTATGGTTCAAGCAGCGGACACGCTGGGCGAAGGGCAACATCTATGTCATTGTGAAGAACCTTCCGCTCCTCATCGACCGGAAGGCGGCGAAGATCCGCTTCGATATTCTGTATTATGTCTCGATCTACTTTCTGCTGCTGATTTCGCTGGTCACCTCCGATATTCTGCTCGTGCTGCATGCCATGGGGTATGTACATACGACCATCGCCGGACTCAGCAGTTTCCTGTGGCTGCTCGCCATTGTGCTGTTCGTGGTGGGGATCTTCGTTACCCTGACCACAGAGAAGGGCGAGATGAGCCTGTCGAACCTGTGGATCATTCTGCTGATGTACGTATCGTATTGCCAGCTCTGGATGGTAGTGGCCGCTTACGGGCTGTACAACTATTTCAAAGACGTTATTTTCAAACGGGAAGCCAAGTGGTACAAAACCGAGCGTTACTAGTGCGCCGGAGGTCCAGAAATAAGATGTCAGGAGATACGGAACATGATGAAAAAACAGATCCTAACAGTGCTGCTCTGCCTCTCCCTCTTCCTGGTTCAAATCCCTGCGGCGCAGGCGGCGGTGCTTCCCGGTGAAGCCGGAGCAACGTATGAGACGCTGTTCACGGGCAGCGATGTCTCGCTGAGGGGCGCAAGCTCCCAGCAGCAGTTCTTCACAGTCATGGATTATTGGAATGTGGATAAAGTGATGATCAATCTGCAATTCCAGACCTCACAGATCAGTGAGGATACGCTGTCGAGCGTAACACTGTCGCTGAACGGCATTCCGTTCTATTCCTTCCGGCCGTCCCTGGATAATAACGGGCAGCAGAGCCTGAGCGTGGAAGCGCCCAAAGGGTTCCTGACGAAGGGGAGTAACACGCTAAGGATACAGGGGAGCTTAAGAACCACGACAGGCGGCTATGAGCTGTGCAATATCGATGATATGCAGGACAGCTGGCTGCATCTGTTCAACACCTCGAATATTGCTGTGAATTATACGCCGAAGCCCATTACTGGAGGCATTCAGGATTTCAGTGCCAGATTCTCAGGAATGGATACGGTAAAAAATGAACAAAGCCTGCTCGCCGTGCCGCAAAATGCCAGCGGGGCTGAGCTTGAGAGCGCTACCTACGCCCTCTCGGGATTCGCCAAAGGCAACACGCTGAACGACAGAACCATTCCGCTGCTGCCTTACCGCGAGGATACCGTCAAAGACAAGAGTGCAGTAGTGCTGGTAGCTACGTATGATCATCTGCCGGAACGAGTGAAGAAGCTGGTAAGTACGGCGGACGACCTTGGCACCCATGCGGTTATTCAGCTGGTGAACAAGGATTCCCTGCCTACGCTGGTGGTGACCTCGAGGGACGAGAGCCTGCTGATCAAGGCCGGACGGCTGATGGCCAGCCGGGAGCTGATGAGCCAGCTCCGCAAGGATCTGAAGGTTGTTACTAATGCTACCGATGTAGTGAATCCTGCGCCGGCCATCAGCTCGAACATTACGTTCACGGAAACAGGGGACAAGCTCACCGGGCCGAATCATCAGGAGCAGACGTATTTCGTCTCCCTCCCGTCCAACCGCTCCATTGCGGATGACGGCAGAATCAGCCTGGATTTCCGGTATGCGGCGAATCTGGACTTCAACCGTTCCCTGGTGACGGTGAGCATCAATAATACGCCCATCGGCAGCAAGAAGCTGACGAAGGAGCTGGCGAACGGCGATGTGCTGAATCTGAATGTGCCGCAGAGCCTGAATATCTCCGGCAACTTCACCGTGACGGTGGCCTTCGATCTGGAGCTTGCCAGCATGCTCTGTACACCGAACAAGGAGCAGATGCCGTGGGCCTATATCAGCAAGGAATCACTGATGCGCCTGAACACGAAGGACCGCACCGACCTCCTGCTGAGCAATTACCCTTATCCGTTCCTGCGGGACGGCATCTTCAACCGTGTGGCGGTGGTACTGCCGAAGGAGAAGGATGACTACACCTACCGGAGCCTCGGGAATGTCTTCAATATGCTCGGGCAGTTTGCCGGAGGAAATACCGGCGATGTCCACTTTTACAGCGATAACGCAACAGCGGATAACCTGAAGGACAACAATATTATTGCGATCGGGAGCTATAAGAATAATAAGGTGATCCGTGACAACAACGGCAAGCTCTTTTTCAAGTATAACAAAGACGGTCTGGCCCTCCTCTCCAATGAGAAAATCGCCCTGGACGAGCAGTACGGAGCCGCCATCGGCACGCTCCAGCTCCTGGAATCCCCTTATGAGAGCGGACGCGGCCTGCTTGCGGTCACTGCGGTCAGCTCTGAAAGCTACTTCGTAGTCTCCAAGCTGATCGGGAGCGAGAAGGACAGGTGGAGGGTGTACGGTGACGGCGTTATAGCGGATAAGGACGGCACGGTAAATGCCTACCGCTTCAAGACGGTCTCCGGCGCCAAGCCGGACTCTCTGGTCTCGCGGGTGATGGAGCGCAGCGATGTACTGGGCTTCGTGACCGCAGCGGTGATGATCGTGACGCTGGTGGTCGTGGCGCTGATTCTGATGCTGCGCAAACATAAGAAGAAACGTGGTGATCAAGCGTGAGACGTAACCGCAGCAGTCTAACCTCGGATCTGGGCTTCCTGGCCTTTCTGGTTCTGATCTTCGCCTGCATCGTATATATCGCGGGCTCACCGGATAACTACGTCCAGAACATTATTATTCTGAATGTATCGTTCATCCTGGCGCTGGTCACGTATTTCACCACGGTCACGGCGGGACTGACGCTAAATCTGGCGTTTGTCTTCGGCTACGGCTTCTTCGTGGTCTATCAGACGGTATCGCAGGGCGCATCGATCGGTGTAGAGACGTATTTCTGGCTGATTATGACCCCGCTGCTTACGGTGGTGCTGTGGGTCTTCACCTCAAGCACCCGCGAGCTGCAGGCGGAGAATGAACGGCTGCTGAAGCGTACGAATAATCTGGCTGCGGTGGATGAGAATACGGATCTGCGCAACAGTATTTCTTTTCAGAAGGACGCCAGTCTGTTCACCGGCATCTCGGTCCGTTATAAAATCCCGCTGACGCTGCTTGTGGTGAAGGTGAAGTACTGGAATGAAATCCGCCGACTGATCCCGGAAGAGCAGCTGTCCGAAGCCATCTATGATGTCTCCCAGCTCAGCCAGTCGAGCATTCGTACCAATGATGCGCTGTATCTGCTGGACAAGGAGGATGCTACCTGGGGCCTTCTGCTCTTCACGGACCGGGAAGGGGCCAAGATTGTCATTGAGCGGATCAAACAGCGGCTGCAGGAGCTGAATGACTCAGAGTTCTCCGGCAAGTACAAGGTCACCTTGGGGCTGAAGATCGGTGCGGTGGAATATGCGGCGGACACCATCGAGAATCCGCTGGATTTCATTGTCCAGGCCAAAAAGGAACTGGAATACGATGTATAATGAGTGGGAGCAGGAAGTCCTGCAACCAATCTGACAGGAGGACTGGACGATGGATTTGGGTCTTGAGGGGACAGTCCCTGCTGATCGACGGCGGAATGGTGAAATCGCTCTAGGACAGGCTCTTGACTCAGCGGCTCATTTCACTTATGATAGTATGGCGTGTAAAAATCGGAAGATTTACGCATCTCCCTTTGTCTAACCGGATTTTTCAAATAGACCAAGAGATGGCTTCAATACTTCTTCATAAGTTGTATCCGTACGGAAAGGAGGTTACTACAATGAAACAAGGCATACACCCTAAGTTCAACCAGGTTATTTTCTTCGATGCTAGCGTAGGCTACAAATTCCTTAGCTCATCCACCAAATCATCCGGTGAAACTATGGAATGGGAAGACGGCAACTCTTACCCGGTGATCCGTGTAGACTCCAGCTCTGCATCCCACCCGTTCTACACAGGTAAACAAAGAGATACCGAAACTGGCGGCCGCGTTGACAAGTTCAAACAACGTCTCGCTCAGAAGAAATAATGGTATTACTATAGAGGATATTCCCGCATCCATGCAGATGGTGAAGGAGTATCCTCTTTGTTTTGCGTACTTACTTTTGTAAGAATGATTCATTTGTACGAAAGAGTAGGATATAATAAGGCAAAGCAATCTCAAAAATAGGAGAAATATGACATGCCGTGGATGCAGGGTTATCCGTTTTACTTGGTAATGGGCAGCGTTCTAAGTCTCTACATGGGCATCGGTTCTTACAAGCACCGCCATACACCAGGAAGATGCTATTTATGGATTTTGATGCTGCTGGTCAGCATGATCTTCGCAGCTACGGCCGGAGAGATTCTATCGGGTTCCTTCGGGGCGAAGCTATGGTGGAAGAATGTGCAGCAGGGCCCGCTTTTTTTGAGTGCGATCTTCAGCTATGCGGTTATTAAAGAGTATGTGTCCCGTTCCTCTGAGGGTTTGTCCAAGAGGCTTATTTACTTTTGTATCCCGGTGGTGCTTGATGTGCTGCTGATCTTCACTGACTCCTACCATCATCTGATGCGCAGCGGGGTCGGACTGGCTACGGTGGCGGGGGTTACCGGAATTGTAGTGGAGCCCACCGTGCTCAGCATGATCCTCATCGCGTACGATCAGCTATTCGGACTGTATGCTGTATATCTGCTGGCCATCTCTCTCCTGAATGGGCCTAAGTATTATTTCCGCCATAATGCGCTGCTGTTATTCAGTCTGCTGGTACCGGTCCTGTCGGTGTTCCTGCTTCCGCTGCTGCAGATTACGATTACAGGCTTCACAGCCTTCACCTACCTGCCCCCTATCGTGGCCGCTTACCTCACCTTGTTCCGCGATCCCAGATTGTCGTTATATCCGCTGGCTAAGAATAAAATCTTCGAGAATATGAAGGACGGCATCGTCCTGACGGACCGCTACGATTACATCATGGATGTGAATGAGGCGGCGGACGCTATGCTCTCCGAGCTGCTGGAGGAGAAGCCGGAGACCTGGATGGGCACTAGCATTCAGCCGCTGCTCAGGCAGCACGGGCAGTTGTCTGCCTGCTATGCGGAGCGGCGGGAGGGGCAGTTTGAAATCGAGCCTCCCGGCCGGAGCGGGTCCTGTTATGGAGTGGCGCTCATTGCTACGGAGCAGGTCCGGGGGAAGGGAGCGGGGATGCTGCTGGTCTTCAGTGATCTTAGCGAGAAGAAGAGGTATGAGCGGGAGCTGCTGCATCAGGCCACGGTGGATGATCTGACCGGGCTGTACAACCGCAGGCATTTCATGAGACTGGTACAGAATTACTCTGCGCAGATCGGTGCGGGTATGGCCTTGCTGCTGTTCGACATCGATGATTTCAAATTAATTAATGATACATACGGACACATGGCGGGTGATCAGGCGCTGGTGGATTTGTCCGGAAAAATTATGCAGGTATATCATAACAAAGGGATTGCGGGGCGCGTGGGAGGCGAAGAGTTCGCCGTCTGCTTCTCCGCCGGCAATGAAGCTGCGGCCTTGAAGGAGGCAGAGAGCTTCCGCACCGCTATGGGCGAGCACATCGTTGAGCTGGATGGAGGGCATCACATCCAGCTTACAGTGAGCATCGGCATTGCTTTTACGGATCAGGCAGATGTGACCTTCGAGGACCTGTACCGCGAGGCGGACGAGGCCCTCTATCTGTCCAAGGCCACCGGCAAGAACCGGGTAACCTTGGGCCGTGAGCCTAGGGTGCGTCAGGCGGCTAAGGGGTAGGCGTCAGCTTCAGGACCGCGCTGCTGCGGTCATAGTGGATCGTTACGCCCAGCTCGGAGCATAACGCATCCAGCGGGATCATGACTTTCCCGTTCCGCAGCTTGGGCGGAGTTCCGGTAAGGAGAACCTTCTTCCCATTCACGGTCAGGATCATCGGCGGCTCGAATTGCTTGAGCTGCTGGATGGACAGCTCTGGCGTGAGTGTCCGGTTCCCTTCATTGATCCGTGGAGCATTCAGCGTGGTTCTGGAGCCCAGGCCCAGCCCGATATTGAATTTCAGATGGATGCCGAGTGAATCGCAGATTTCCAGCAGCTTTTCGTTATAAGAGCCGTAAGGGAAGGCGATAGCCGAATCCGTATTGTCCAATTCTTCTTTCAGCCTGCGCTCTGCATGAGCGAGGTCCCCGGTTACTCTTCTGTAGTATTCTTCATTCAGTTCATTCCGGTTCTCGTCATGAATGTACAGCAAGGAGCTCGCCGCCGGGCGGGTGCCGCCCTCTGCATCAACAACTGCATAATAATGTAAATTATACGTATGATTATAAAAGCCCATTCCGGCGCGCTTCATCTCCCGCATCTGCTCCCAGGTCAGCTTGGGCACCTGACGCTTATTAGTGTTGTCTACATCGGAGACAATGATGAAGTTCACTGCGGTGTAGCCGTACTTTTGCAGAATGGGAAACGCCAGCTTATAAAAACTCTCATAGCCGTCATCGAACGTCAATAGAACCGCATTATCGGGAACCGGCGCACGGTCCAGCATGAATTCCCGGTACTGCTTCATCGTAATGACATGGAAGCCCTCCTGCTTCAAGAGCTGCATTTGCTCATCAAACTGTACGGCGGGTAATACGCCGGGATAGAGCGTTAACGGGGTTTCCGTCAGATGGTGATACATGAGTACCGCCACATGATCCTTGTAGTACACACCCTTGGGGAGCGGAGCCTCCTTCTCCCAGCCGATACGCGCATGCAGAATCCGTTCAGCGAGGTCTTTATCCACCATCAGCTTATGGTCCGCTGTCAGTGCATAGGCATCTGTCTTGAATTCGACTCCATCAAGGCCGGTAATGCTAAGCTTGGTCATTGCTTTATGTCTAAAAGGCACAGGCAGGAAGACCACCACCAGCAGCAGCAGGATGAGGATATAACGTGTTTGCGGTTTGTGCAGGTTCAGTTTCAATGTCCGATTCTCCCCATCTCCCGAATATACAACAATAATAAACCTATAACGTCTGCCAAGACAAAAATGTGACAGGATCTTAACTAAGTGATGTGGTTTTTGTTAGGTCTGTGGTGGTAATTAGAAATATAGTAATATCAATATAATAACAATTTGCCGATTAGCAGATACTGGGGGACGGCTATGGAGGATTTCAGAGATCGGATGAGGGCTGTGCAGCAGCAGCAGGACGGGCTTTTGAAGGAATACCAGTCTTTGATTGAAGAATACGAGAGCAGTGATCTGGTCCGCGAGAACGAAGTGTTAAGAAGGGAAAATGGGGCAAACAGGCTGAGCCTGGCGGAGCTGAAGGCTCAGGCCGCGAGGCTTGAGCGCGACAACTCGGAGCTGCGGACTGCACTGGCGGAGCAGATTCTGGATGAGAAGCTGGGGATTCTCCGGGTATCGCGGCAGAAGCTGCAGACTTATTTTGCCTCACGGGATCATGCGTATCTCGACCGGCTGACATCCTTCGAGCAGGACGCCAAGCGGCGTATAGAGGAGATGTACAGTATCGGGGCACGCGAGCTGGGCCAGGAGAAGACCCAGATCACTTATATATTGGATGAGGTGCAGGCGAAGCTGAATGAGAGTATCCTGCTGCGCAGGCAATGGCAGCGGGAAGCAGCGCGTTCGCTCAGAGGGACGATGGACAGCGGGCTGGATGATTTGGCTGCTGAAGGGGTTGACGAGGAGACCCTGCTGCGCCGCCGCAAGCAGAACCGGATCGAAATGAAGATCGGCCTGAACTGGATCAACCGCCTGGGAATTCTGCTGCTGATCCTGGCAGTGGGCGCCGGGTTCAGATACACCTACTCCACCTGGTTCAATGATTATATGAAGGGCAGTGCCTTCTTCCTGCTGGGGGCAGTCATGCTGGCGGGCGGGGAGTGGCTGTTCCGCAAGGGGCGGGGAGCCTTCGCTCTGGGGCTGATTGGCGGCGGGGTGTCGGTGCTGTACGGCTCGATATTTTACAGTTATTTTCTGCTGGAGATTATCGGGTTATGGGCCGGGATCGGCCTGTCGGTGCTGGTCACGCTGTCCGCTGTGCTGCTGTCGCTGCGCTATGAGTCACGGACGATCTGTTCTATGGGGCTTGTAGGGGGTTATCTGCCGCTTTTCTCTTATATTGGAGCCTTCGGGCTGGAGGGCAGTGCAGTGTATGCGGCAATGGGGTATCTGTTTGTACTGAACCTGCTGATTCTGCTGATCTCTCTGCGCAAGCGCTGGGTGGTTGTCAATTACATCAGCTTCCTGTTCAACACGCCGTCTATCCTGCTGCTGATTTATCTGGCGGATAGCTATGCTGCAGGCATTCTCTGCGCTGTGCTGACTTTCGCCATGTATCTGGGGATTACACTCTGGTATCCGTTCAAGTTCAAGACGAAGCTTAACTGGCTGGACTTCGGCCTGCTGGGCTGTAACACGCTCGTTAGCTGCATGACACTGTATCTTCTGTTCCTGAATGCCGGGCTGGATGAATTCAAAGGCGCGCTGGCGCTGGCCTTCTGCCTCATGTATCTGGGGCTTGGTGCGCTGCTGGAGAAGCAGATGCCGCAGGAACGCGAGAGCCGTCTGCTGTTCTATGTCACCTCACTGACCTTCGCCATCCTGATGATTCCGTTCCAGCTGGGAGCGGCCTGGTGGTCGATCGGCTGGCTGGTGGAAGGTGTGGCGCTTACGGTCTACGGACATCTGTACCGCTTCAAAATGGTAGAACGCGCAGGCTGGGGCATCCTTTCCCTCTGTCTGCTGACCTTCTTCGGATTCGACGTTCTCCTGCAGCTCTCGGATTATAATGCGGTAATCTACTATACGAACTCCTATTTCGATCTGAAATATACATTCATTACGGCGGGAATGGCGATTGTAGCCTTATTGTATGCCATCCGTTATTCGAATCAGGAGACGCTGCTTCGCAGTACGCCTGCGGAGGTGCAGGCTACCGTATGGTTCAAATATGCAGCTATTATCAATTTCTACGGGTATGTGGTGTATGAAGCATTGCGCCTGTATGACTGGATGGTGCCGGAGGATATAGCGCACAATGCCTTTTACAAGCTGCTGCTGGCGGGTCTGCTTACCTCTGGACTCGCTTATGCGCTGCCGAAGGTGAACGTTCTGTATGACAAGGTGGTCGGCATCATGGTTCTGGTGCTGCACGGGATTGCCTATGCGGTCTGTATCGGCATCACGCTGGGTCTGCCCAGTCTTCCGGAAGGGTGGTCCGGCAGCACTGCTGCCGATGTAGTGGCGCTGGGTGTGCTTATTCTGTTCAATGTGTTCGTATGGTTCAGCAGTGCAAGGCTGCTGCGGACAACGCTGCTGCACGATTATAAGAATATAGAGCTGTATCCTGTAGCTATGGGCATCTATCTGCTGGTGATGGTTACGGCGTTCCTGGGGGTGCAGATGCAGGTGCGTGACGGAGGGCTGGCCTTCAGTCTGCTCTATCTGCTGCTGGCCGTGCTGTTCATTATGTACGGCTTCTGGAAAAGATATCTGTATATCCGCCGCTTCGGACTGGCGCTGTCCCTGCTGGCAACCGGCAAGCTGCTGCTCTATGACCTGACTCTGCTGAACACCGGCAGCAAGATCATCGCGTACTTCAGCTTCGGACTCTGCCTGCTGGGGATATCCTACCTCTATCAGCGGATAACGGTCAGAATGGAGGAAGCTTATGCGCTTGCTGAGCAAGACAGGCCGGAGAGCTAGGGCGGCTGTGCTGCTCGCTGTATTGGGCGGACTCGTGCTGGGTTCCGGCACCTTCCCGGCGCACAGTGCGGCAGCGGCATCCGGCGGAGCGGAGAAGACGGACGGCGGGCAATGGAAGTTCTCGCGTGAAATCTCCCTGCCGGAGGCGGCTCCGTACTATGGATTGTATCTGGATGAAGCGGTGTACCGCTCGGCGGCAGAGGACTTGCGTGATCTGCGTATACAGGACAGCACTGGCGCTAAGGTTCCCTATTATATGGAGAGCGGAGCGGAGACGGTGGAGGAGCATAGCGCGGTCTATGCCTCAGAATTGATTCACAAGGCAGTGAAAGGAACGGATACCCTGCTGGATTATCAGATTAAGCCGCTTGCCGAGCATGTCGATATTCAGGGGAACCGCCTGGTGTTCGAATTGCCCGCAGAATCCTTCCTGAAGCATGTGGAGGTGTGGGGCGGTTATGACGGGCAGGCCTGGGAGCAGCTCGGCACAGGGGATCTGTATGCCACGAACGGGTTAAGTGCGGACAGCATTACGCTGGAGAGCAGCTACAAGTTCGGCTATTACCGTCTTGTAGTGAAGAACAACCCGGAAGGGCTGGAATTCCCCGGCCTGACCCTGGTAGACAGCAGCAGGGAGTGGAGTACAGCTGCATTCATGCGGCAGAAGACGCCGCAGACAGAGATTAAGCAGGTGGAGAACCGTACCGAGATCATGATAAGCAACACGGACCGGCTGAAGATTGGGAAGGTGATGCTCGGCAGCACCGGGAATTTCCTGCGGCGCTATGCACTGTATGACAGCGCCGGGAGCAAGCTCCCGGTCACCGGAAGCGGGGAGCTGTACCGGCTGGACTTCAAGGATACCCGGATCTCCCGGACGGAGATTCAGCCGGTGGTGCCGGCCTCTTCTGATTCCCTGCGCGTGATCATCTACAATCTGGACGATGCCCCCATCTCCATCACGGACCTTAAGATCGAATATCTGGTAGACCGGCTTGTATTCGCGGGCGGGGAGAAGACGCCGTATTCCCTGCTCTATGGCAACACGCTGGCAACTGCTCCGCAGTATGATATTATTAATTTCAAAGACCGGATCAGCAGAGAAAAGCTTGCGCCGGCCGCGCTGGGTGCAGAGACCCGGGTACCGGTAACGGCAGCAGATCCGCCCGGCACAAGCTGGTGGCTTCAGGGCCGCTGGGGCTTCAATGCCATTATTATTGCAGTCTCGCTGCTGCTTATTCTCATCGTTGCCCGCAAGCTGGGTCAGGCGAAATAGGAGATTTGGCACGAACCCGCAGAAAGAAGGATTACCGCATGACCCTGATTATTATTGCTTCCATCCTGCTTGCCGTTATTGCCGCTGCGTATCTTATCATGACCGTCTATCCGGCGTTCGGGCGGAGGGCCGGGAAGCAGGAGAGAACCCGTAATCTCCGTTCTGCCCAATACAGCAACGGCAAATTTGCTTATCCGCAGACTGCAGACCTGAGCGGTGAGAAGGCCGGAAGCAGCGGATTCTCTATTCTGAGGGACTTCATTAAGGGCAACCCTAACTCCAGACCTGCTGAGCCTCTTCAGCCGCAGCCGCTGTTGCCGTCCTCTATTGGACAGGGACGCGACACCCGGGTTACCTGGTTCGGGCATTCAGCGGTGCTGCTGGAGATGGACGGCCTGACTCTGTTCCTCGACCCTATGCTGGGCCATGCACCGTCACCGTTTCCGTTCATCGGCGGCCGCCGCTACAGCAAGCAGCTTCCGCTGGAGGCTGCCCTTTTGCCGCAGCTGGACGCGGTGCTGCTCTCCCATGATCATTATGATCACTTGGACTATGGAACCATCCGCCAGCTGAAGGATAAGGCAAGGCTGTTCATTGTACCGTTAGGTGTCGGCGCCCATCTGCGCCGCTGGGGTGTGGCCGCAGACAAAATCCGCGAGCAGGACTGGGGCGATTCGCTTTCCTATGAAGGGATAACCTTCACCTGCGCTCCGGCGCGGCATTTCTCGGGGCGGAGTCTGCTGGACCGCAACACCACGCTGTGGTGCTCCTGGATTATTCAAGGGGAGAAGACCAAGGTCTTCTTCAGCGGAGACAGCGGATATGGCCCGCATTTTGCC
The sequence above is a segment of the Paenibacillus sp. FSL R7-0204 genome. Coding sequences within it:
- a CDS encoding glycosyltransferase family 2 protein — its product is MTISDVLMVIAVICIWSLLLVNVMLIIAGYLYYIQTENEPVPEITGEHPMVTIMVPAHNEGVVISKTVESLLALDYPHDRYEIIVINDNSSDNSAELLAAIRERNPLRNLIIINTDAVTGGKGKSNALNIGFTRSSGELIAIYDADNTPERTALKYLVAEIMNDASLGAVIGKFRTRNRDASLLTRFINIETLSFQWMAQAGRWKLFKLCTIPGTNFIMRRSIVESIGGWDVKAIAEDTEISFRIYMMGYRIKFQPKSVTWEQEPQTVKVWFKQRTRWAKGNIYVIVKNLPLLIDRKAAKIRFDILYYVSIYFLLLISLVTSDILLVLHAMGYVHTTIAGLSSFLWLLAIVLFVVGIFVTLTTEKGEMSLSNLWIILLMYVSYCQLWMVVAAYGLYNYFKDVIFKREAKWYKTERY
- a CDS encoding cellulose biosynthesis cyclic di-GMP-binding regulatory protein BcsB, encoding MMKKQILTVLLCLSLFLVQIPAAQAAVLPGEAGATYETLFTGSDVSLRGASSQQQFFTVMDYWNVDKVMINLQFQTSQISEDTLSSVTLSLNGIPFYSFRPSLDNNGQQSLSVEAPKGFLTKGSNTLRIQGSLRTTTGGYELCNIDDMQDSWLHLFNTSNIAVNYTPKPITGGIQDFSARFSGMDTVKNEQSLLAVPQNASGAELESATYALSGFAKGNTLNDRTIPLLPYREDTVKDKSAVVLVATYDHLPERVKKLVSTADDLGTHAVIQLVNKDSLPTLVVTSRDESLLIKAGRLMASRELMSQLRKDLKVVTNATDVVNPAPAISSNITFTETGDKLTGPNHQEQTYFVSLPSNRSIADDGRISLDFRYAANLDFNRSLVTVSINNTPIGSKKLTKELANGDVLNLNVPQSLNISGNFTVTVAFDLELASMLCTPNKEQMPWAYISKESLMRLNTKDRTDLLLSNYPYPFLRDGIFNRVAVVLPKEKDDYTYRSLGNVFNMLGQFAGGNTGDVHFYSDNATADNLKDNNIIAIGSYKNNKVIRDNNGKLFFKYNKDGLALLSNEKIALDEQYGAAIGTLQLLESPYESGRGLLAVTAVSSESYFVVSKLIGSEKDRWRVYGDGVIADKDGTVNAYRFKTVSGAKPDSLVSRVMERSDVLGFVTAAVMIVTLVVVALILMLRKHKKKRGDQA
- a CDS encoding diguanylate cyclase domain-containing protein gives rise to the protein MRRNRSSLTSDLGFLAFLVLIFACIVYIAGSPDNYVQNIIILNVSFILALVTYFTTVTAGLTLNLAFVFGYGFFVVYQTVSQGASIGVETYFWLIMTPLLTVVLWVFTSSTRELQAENERLLKRTNNLAAVDENTDLRNSISFQKDASLFTGISVRYKIPLTLLVVKVKYWNEIRRLIPEEQLSEAIYDVSQLSQSSIRTNDALYLLDKEDATWGLLLFTDREGAKIVIERIKQRLQELNDSEFSGKYKVTLGLKIGAVEYAADTIENPLDFIVQAKKELEYDV
- a CDS encoding type B 50S ribosomal protein L31, whose amino-acid sequence is MKQGIHPKFNQVIFFDASVGYKFLSSSTKSSGETMEWEDGNSYPVIRVDSSSASHPFYTGKQRDTETGGRVDKFKQRLAQKK
- a CDS encoding sensor domain-containing diguanylate cyclase, producing the protein MPWMQGYPFYLVMGSVLSLYMGIGSYKHRHTPGRCYLWILMLLVSMIFAATAGEILSGSFGAKLWWKNVQQGPLFLSAIFSYAVIKEYVSRSSEGLSKRLIYFCIPVVLDVLLIFTDSYHHLMRSGVGLATVAGVTGIVVEPTVLSMILIAYDQLFGLYAVYLLAISLLNGPKYYFRHNALLLFSLLVPVLSVFLLPLLQITITGFTAFTYLPPIVAAYLTLFRDPRLSLYPLAKNKIFENMKDGIVLTDRYDYIMDVNEAADAMLSELLEEKPETWMGTSIQPLLRQHGQLSACYAERREGQFEIEPPGRSGSCYGVALIATEQVRGKGAGMLLVFSDLSEKKRYERELLHQATVDDLTGLYNRRHFMRLVQNYSAQIGAGMALLLFDIDDFKLINDTYGHMAGDQALVDLSGKIMQVYHNKGIAGRVGGEEFAVCFSAGNEAAALKEAESFRTAMGEHIVELDGGHHIQLTVSIGIAFTDQADVTFEDLYREADEALYLSKATGKNRVTLGREPRVRQAAKG
- a CDS encoding polysaccharide deacetylase family protein, yielding MKLNLHKPQTRYILILLLLVVVFLPVPFRHKAMTKLSITGLDGVEFKTDAYALTADHKLMVDKDLAERILHARIGWEKEAPLPKGVYYKDHVAVLMYHHLTETPLTLYPGVLPAVQFDEQMQLLKQEGFHVITMKQYREFMLDRAPVPDNAVLLTFDDGYESFYKLAFPILQKYGYTAVNFIIVSDVDNTNKRQVPKLTWEQMREMKRAGMGFYNHTYNLHYYAVVDAEGGTRPAASSLLYIHDENRNELNEEYYRRVTGDLAHAERRLKEELDNTDSAIAFPYGSYNEKLLEICDSLGIHLKFNIGLGLGSRTTLNAPRINEGNRTLTPELSIQQLKQFEPPMILTVNGKKVLLTGTPPKLRNGKVMIPLDALCSELGVTIHYDRSSAVLKLTPTP